One stretch of Plasmodium berghei ANKA genome assembly, contig: PbANKA_00_3, whole genome shotgun sequence DNA includes these proteins:
- a CDS encoding BIR protein, protein MNDTLCLKFDFLRYYLPAELGGTANFEFKQITNFNKYCPSENCNTDLEKITIGFLWLLEQYFTISKDTDDYNENNTNAFFLYIISWLSYQLKQNSEHNTTTINDFYTKHVKNSGKYSKFINDSSICANLKEIIDKQKDLFNIDIEDLSKFYDAFKLLCNIYGNVAKNEKSGTLSNNANNFVEKYTDLNDYYNVENTPHSQILSVLLTDYNKLKTDKSGKIDNSKQFPILPTEKATKPFSRSSRSSSIKISVIPMTFLFFALLIYLGITYKHSLFDFRKRLQRLNLRIKKIKRKINH, encoded by the exons ATGAATGATACTCTA TGTTTaaaatttgattttttgAGGTATTATTTACCTGCTGAATTAGGCGGAACCGCaaattttgaatttaaacaaattacAAATTTCAATAAGTACTGCCCTAGTGAAAACTGCAATACTGATCTcgaaaaaattacaattgGATTTTTATGGTTACTTGAACAATATTTTACTATATCCAAAGATACAGATgattataatgaaaataatacaaatgcattttttctatatattatttcatgGTTAAGTTACCAATTAAAGCAAAATTCAGAGCACAATACCACCACAATAAACGATTTTTATACTAAAcatgtaaaaaatagtggtaaatatagtaaatttataaatgattCCAGTATTTGTGCAAATCTTAAGGAAATCATAGATAAACAAAAAGATTTGTTCAATATTGATATTGAAGATCTGtctaaattttatgatgcattcaaattattatgtaaTATTTATGGCAATGTTGCAAAGAATGAAAAAAGCGGCACCCTGTCAAATAATGCGAATAATTTTGTTGAGAAATATACAGATCTCAACGATTACTATAATGTTGAAAATACCCCTCATAGTCAAATATTGTCTGTTTTATTAActgattataataaattaaaaactgATAAATCTGGTAAAATTGATAATTCTAAACAATTCCCAATTCTTCCAACAGAAAAAGCAACAAAACCATTTTCACGAAGTTCACGAAGTTCATCTATAAAAATTTCAGTAATCCCAATGacatttcttttttttgcattacTTATCTATTTAGGAATTACGTATAAG cATTCATTATTTGACTTTCGGAAAAGGCTTCAAAGACTCAATTTAagaatcaaaaaaataaagaggaaaataaatcattaa